CCGGACCCGGATACTTCGGTCCATGAAGGCGAGGAATTCATTTATGTTCTAGATGGAGTGGTATCCCTGAAAATCGGGGAAGATTCATTTTCTCTTGAGCCGGGAGACAGTGTGTATTACCTTTCCACCACGCCACATCTGATTTCAGCAAAAAGAGGAAAAGCGACTATTCTGGCTGTGCTTTATGAAGGTTGATCTTTTATGGACCACAAAAGGGGTGGCTTTTGCAAGCCACCCCTGTAATCAGGATAGAAATGTTAATCAATGATGGATCATGGTTAGTGTATCGTGATCTGTTTCGGTTTTTCCTCTTCAGGTTTGGGGATATCAATTTTTAAAACGCCGTCCTTAAAATCAGCTTTGATCTTATCAGGGTTCAGGCCCACCGGCAATGTAAACGCCCGGTTAAATTTCCCAAAAGCTCTTTCCCTTTTGTAATAATTTTCCTCTTTAACCTCATTTTCAAAGGAGCGCTCACCCTTGAGAGTCAAAACTCTGTCCTTTAAATCGATCACGATATCCTTTTTGTCCATGCCTGGCAGTTCAGCTTTTATTATAATGTTGTTGTCATTGTCATAAATATCAACAACCGGGTTCCAGCTGGTCATTGCCAATTCATCATTTTCCCGGGTTGGTGCATAAAAGTCATCATCAAAAAACCGGTTAAAACGGTTTTGAAAAAATGCCATATCTCTTAGTGGTGTCCATCTTACAATATTCATGATATTTTCCTCCTTTTATTGATTTTTTTCCGTATCTGGTCCTAATTGCTTACTGACTCAGACCGATTTACATTTCCTTGAAAATATGTTAAGAATGAATTATTATATGTCAAGAAAAAATATAAATAATTTGTTGCATTACTTAAAATAATAAATAGTATATAGTAATGGAAGCTTAAAATTATGTATTATTTCTTGGAGATGCTCAACGCGCCTATTGATTTATCGAATAAACCCTTGACCGTTTGGTTTCCTGAGCACTCGAACCCTTTCCATAACAAAAGGCGGGAAAAATGAAAAAACATAAAAAAGACAATGAGATCGAAACAATATTCTTGCCGCAGCCCTCTTCTTCGGATTTAAGAGGCAAACAGTCCGTCAGGGCAACCTTCAAATTAACCGAAAAATCGATTCACGCCATAAATGTGGTATCCGTGCATCTGGGCATTAAACAAAAATCTCTTTTTGACCATTTGATTGAGGATAAGCAGTGTTTGAAATTAATTGCCGGTGAAATAAAAGAACAGGTATTTTCCCAACTTAGCCGAATTCAAAAAACATATGTTTTAAGCCGCCGGACCCTATCGTCCCTGGATCAGACAGCCAAAAAGTTCAATGCTCCTCGTGATGCCTTGGTGGAGTATTCCATTCAAAGACTTATTCCGGTAATTGCCGGAGAGAAAGAAAAACATCGAAAACGCAAATTCATTTTAACTGAAATGACCAAGCACCTGGAACATGGGGAAAAAATTTTACAAAAATCAGCAGAATTATTAGGCCAAGACGATCCCGTTTACCGCAAATTCAAATCAGTAATCACTGCCGGAGAAAGCGCTTATAAGCATATAGAATCATTTATTGAGAAGGGTGAAATAATTGAAGAGTTTTAACCGGTGCCTGGTAATAAACGATACACTTCAGCTGTGATCGAGCCATCACCACCACTTCAGGTTGACTCATCCCGCTACCTGCGATTGGGGTTTGCAGAACTTACCCTGCCCTGTCAGCGCTTGCCAACCGGGATGATGTATAAGGGCTCTTCGTGTTGCGGTAAGTTCAATATTTTGCTGACCTTTTCATCGTTAAACGCACCGATCGTTACCACGCCCAGATCCATCGCTGTCGACTGAAGGCAAACGTTGGCAGCCGCATGCCCGATTTCCATGTGAACATATTTTATGCCCCTGTTCCCGTATTTTCGGGTAATTCTTTGATACACCGCGGTGAATACCAGGTCGATGGCGGCATTTTTTACGCAGCTTTGCCCCAGCGCAGCACCGGCAAGCTGTGGTCTTACATCCCTATCTGAGATCATGACCAGTTCATGTTTGTCGGGTTTATACAGATATATGCCAACAGCAAGACCCTGCACATTGCCGACGATCAGATACACTTCGAGGGGATAAAGGGCTCCGGCCGACGGCGAGGTGCGGAAACCCCGGTTCGATGTAATTCCCTGTGCGGCCCACAAGAGTTGCGAGACCTCCTTTAGCGTAAGCGGTTCACCGGAGTAATTCCTGACCGAC
This DNA window, taken from Thermodesulfobacteriota bacterium, encodes the following:
- a CDS encoding Hsp20/alpha crystallin family protein, with translation MNIVRWTPLRDMAFFQNRFNRFFDDDFYAPTRENDELAMTSWNPVVDIYDNDNNIIIKAELPGMDKKDIVIDLKDRVLTLKGERSFENEVKEENYYKRERAFGKFNRAFTLPVGLNPDKIKADFKDGVLKIDIPKPEEEKPKQITIH
- a CDS encoding SagB/ThcOx family dehydrogenase; this translates as MMYKKEVLSVATKTENNHHGLTMGKKFGLLFMRVSVLVLLSGFAHSQPALSAPLTPASGVKKMRIKLPEPKYNSDVSLEEALLKRRSVRNYSGEPLTLKEVSQLLWAAQGITSNRGFRTSPSAGALYPLEVYLIVGNVQGLAVGIYLYKPDKHELVMISDRDVRPQLAGAALGQSCVKNAAIDLVFTAVYQRITRKYGNRGIKYVHMEIGHAAANVCLQSTAMDLGVVTIGAFNDEKVSKILNLPQHEEPLYIIPVGKR